The Christiangramia flava JLT2011 region CGTCGCGTTGTTGGAATAATATGGGGTTGTACCAGCTCTACTCCCCATATAAAAGCCTTCCTGTTTTAAGGATGGTATATGCTGATAATAGGATTCGTTATTTTTAATTTTTAGGATAAACTCTTCAGGTTGTGAATTTGTCAAAGCCTTTACCAATGTTTGCTTGCTTGCCATTGGCATATCTTTCTTCTTTAGATCTACTAAAAACTATCTATAAACTTTTTGTTAACGACTCCTTTGTAAGTAATTATTCCCGAAGAGTTTTGGGAAAATGCTTTGGAACAAAAAAATAGGAGAAGAATGAAAATGGTATTTCTTGAAAATCTCATACAAGGATTTTAGATTAGAATATTAAGTGTGCAGATAAATATAAAACTAAAATATTAGTTGAACTAAAAAATTAGTTAAAATTACATTTAAATTAATGTGAATAGTAATCGATGAGAAATATAAAATTATTTTATGGCCTTGTTTACAACGGTTTGCGGTTATCGCAAGTTGCGGGAGTAGGGACGCGGACTTGTCGGATTACCGTTTTGGTTCTTGGTTTCTAAAATTACACTTTTTCTACAATTACCCAGAATTTGAGATGAACCGCTGTTGGCAACTGTATTTTTTCACTGGATTTAGTTTAGATACTTTTTAAATCTTGTTTTCCAATAATTGTCATTATCTCAACAATATTATTTTCTATACGGTAGTAAATACTATCAGATCCGCATACACATCTCCTATATCCAGGTTTTATAAAATCAACTGCTTCGAAAGTAAATGGTTGCTCAGCAATGAGATCAAAATATTCAAAAAATGTTTCGAAATATTTATCTGCTTGAGTGACTCCAAATCTTTTTACGCCAAATTGATGAATCCGAATTAAATCTTCTTTTGCGATGTTACTTAACTTATATTTACTCATTAAGTAAAGACTTTGATTTTGCTAAAATCTGTTCTTTACTGTCATTTGTAAACCCGCTTTTTTCAGCTTTTTCTAATTTACTTTTAATATAATTAATTTGAATTTGCTGATTTCTAGCTTGTCTTATTAGGTCATTAACCAATTCACTTTTACTTGAATATTCTTTACTCTCAATTTGAGATTTCAGCCACTCGTCATTTGGTTCTGTAAATGAAATACTTTGTCTAGCCATGATTGTTATGTTTGATGTAAAA contains the following coding sequences:
- a CDS encoding ribbon-helix-helix domain-containing protein, translating into MARQSISFTEPNDEWLKSQIESKEYSSKSELVNDLIRQARNQQIQINYIKSKLEKAEKSGFTNDSKEQILAKSKSLLNE
- a CDS encoding type II toxin-antitoxin system RelE/ParE family toxin is translated as MSKYKLSNIAKEDLIRIHQFGVKRFGVTQADKYFETFFEYFDLIAEQPFTFEAVDFIKPGYRRCVCGSDSIYYRIENNIVEIMTIIGKQDLKSI